The genomic stretch catattgaatttatatttaaagattACAAAATTGTatgattgttaatataatttttatagatgattaatactattagaaataatagacGTATACATTTAAATAGAATACATCAATGTTAATCATAATgcgtataaaaatttaattatatctttcatGTAATTAATAACTAATGATTTCTATTGATATCGTTCAATACAATGTGTCTTGTATCCTAATTGCAATATTTAGTTTCACATTATTtccatgttattattttccagTGTTCAGGTCCATCTATGGAGCCAACGATACATAGcaaagatatattaattacagaACATATAAGTACAAGATTAAGATGGTATAAGAAAGGTGATATAATCATTTCCATATGTCCTTCCAATCCTAGACAACATATTTGTAAGAGACTTGTAGGTTTACCTGGAGACAGTATAAGACATGGATTTACCACTCATATTGTGAGTATATAATGCTTCGCAGAATGGACAAATCTAATgctttataaaatacatatgtatatttaatacaatttgaaattaattttacaagattaattttttcttttaactttattatcatccaTCATTGTAGAAATGTCGGACgaatataattttcctttttttcttttcttttcttttttttttcttttcttatcccttatctctctctctctctctctcttttctttttttctttaataaataaattcatttattttttcactcGAAAAAacaattcgatcgaattaattaagaatttaattatcttttcacTATGAAGAATTTCGACGATATTCCGATTTAAGagaaaatacgataaaaagggggaaaaagaaaaaaatgataatttttatttgctcTCTCCCGTATCGTCCAACTACCGCGTTCCATCTTAGAGAAATGCTCATTGTCTATATTCTCCTCCTCTTACTAACTCTAGTGGTTACTTAGCTCCAAATAGTAACACTATAAATTAGCAACTGTTTCTCAGTACGTTCATTTTATTCCTAGCCAGTCGGGAATTCGTATTCTCCATTGAATTCGTCCTTTTTGCAcgaattataattgtaatacatACAATTATGTGGATGGTGATGTAATTTTCgtattgaagaaaagaaaaaagcaaaagaaaaaaaaaaaaaaaaaaagaaaagtaaaaaaaggagaaaaagaaataggcaAAAATTAAaggggggggaagaaaaaaaaaataaataaataaatacaatgaacaaaaaaatgttGAGAAGAAAGTATCATCTTGAAATGATATCTAAATATAGATGCTGCTGTCTCGTTTTAGGTACCAATTGGGCACGTTTGGCTAGAAGgagataatagcggtaattcTACGGATTCACGAATCTACGGGCCAGTACCACAAGGATTACTTCGTGGTCGTgcaatatgtaaaatatggCCGTTGTCCGACATAGCACTTTTTACGAAATTGTAACAACattatatagttttttttcctcttcttttttattttttttatatatatatatatatatatatatatatatatgtatgtatatttttttttctttttttttttttttttttaagaagaaaaaagaatgaaaaaggagagagagagagagagagagagagagagagtgagttgTGAAAATAATGTGAAATGATTGTAGAGATTGAATTTAAtcgtcaaagaaaaattttaatatcaatgatttacTGAACTATaggatttagaaatattattgacaTTTATAGTtgcacgaagaagaaaaagatttatattggTACGATGTGAATTATACTTACTAATGTCCTATACGCACCATTGGCTGTGCTATCAGGCGCGAATCAATGAGGAGAAATGCCTCTAGAAGTTATTGGATATAAGCACATACTTCTCAAATGGATCGTTCAAAGTGTCAGATGCAGTAGGAGTTGGACGTACCTCACTCGTGCGAGGATTGTAAAAATGTAGGAATATCGATGAGAGTGTAGCCCTCCCGCGGAGGGCGTCATATTTTTATGACGTATTTAGCACCTCGAACTTTGATTCTATCACGATAACAGTTTTATTCATCGTTCGTGTAAGAATTGATCTGTAATATCAATCCTTTgtacgcatacatatacatacacacgcgcgcgcgcgcgcccgcATACGCGTAAACGTGTTAAAAAAAACGTGTGTGcgtgttacaaaaaaaaaaaaagaaaaaaaaaaaaaaagaaaagacaaaaataattaacttatgtataataaatgaaatataatataaaagtattaaatgtATCGATGATAACATTTAAATGTAATACAATAGATTCTACATATTGAATTACAAATACGAAGTTTCCAAACATTTGTGACCGAGTGTGTTGATGATGTACACATGTATTTActaaaacaaatattacatagacaaagtcgagagaatatatcgGTGGTACATATAATACAGTATTAATGTcgtaacgtatatacgtatacatagatatacgtatatacatacatacatacatatatatacatacgtacgtagacGGACGAATACGGTGAAGAAGAGAGGTGGGTCGGGATTATATCATAAGTTCTCCTGAATATTCTTCGGTCCTGGTCAGGTTACTTGACTAAAACGTGTCCTGGGAGGAACGGGAAGGTATTATAAACGTAGACAGGTCTGTTGAAGGCGAAGGAATTGGCGATGGCAAGGGCCGGATTCGTGTCGAAACTTTCATCAGATAGATTTGGTTGAGTCGTTggttctatatttctctcggTTGtagtaacggtaatagtagaagtagtagGAGTAGTAGTACTCGGTATCGTTGACGATGTACTAGCTGTTGTTGTTGGGATCGTACTATCCGAAGGTGGGAATGCTGCTGGTGGATAAGTGATCACATTTGGTGGACCGACTGGTCGATAGTATGCGTGTGGCTGACTGTGACCGGGATTGAAGTGTCTCCCACTTGGACGCCATCCTCTGGGCATGTAGCGAGCCAATTCTGTTGTAGCTGCCACTCCGATGAAAAGGATCAAGAAGATTATCTAAAATCAAATATGATAACCGTCAATCTTATTTTAGtttgacaacaacaacaacaaaaaaaatcattaaagaagagaacaaacgaaacaaaaaaaaaaaaatggatctcCTATTGTCATATTcgtttaacgttattaatacgatattaaagaatttgGCCGAGCGCAAATATCACATTATCCTTGACTGAGAatctgtccttttttttttctctctctcgttttgaATGATTATCCATCGATTAGACACTTTCTGacaaatcgaatataataaacgcactataatataaatttatccttGACAGaagttttgtttaattttttctttttcttttttttttttttttttttttttcatttcttcctcttcttccttaatAATTATCCCTCAGGTAGAcaatttttttgattaatcAGATAGCTTAATTCAgacaaaaatattcttttctttttcttcttcgtcttctgaataattattaaatggatacactattcttttttttttttcttcttttttttttttttttttttaataaatcgaatTGGATAAGTATTACGTATGAGATAGAagtatggtttttttttctctctttttctgttttttttctttttctttttctttttcaaattaaatccCATCGGATATATAATAGGATAcagaaatgataaataataattatcaccTTCATAACTATCAGTATTATATGAGCTGTTAGATGgtcgacgaaaaaaaatataactgtCCTTAGCAGAAGTCCGTCTTTCGTCTTTATATGCGGCCCCACGTTTATAAGGCTGATGATAGTCAAAGCTACGTGAATACAAAACAGTTTTGGAAGAATGTAAGTATTCGCCGTAGCCGATCGCTTTCTGTTTCGTAACTCCCGAATACTCGCATTACGCGccatgaatttcttttctttttcgaacaaATTCGTATAGGATTATTCGTAACTCGTCGAATAATACGTGGATAGATAATATACTCgtgtaaaagataaattatctGGATcgacttatatacatacgtatatatatatatatatatatatgtatatgtatatgtatatatacgtataagtaCATTTTATCCGGACATTATATTAGTTacgaagtaattaattaaatttctaccCTGTTAatcgatagataaataaattaaatagatagTTCAATTAAGGGATTCACTATtagcataataaaattaacatttgATTTAACTTGTCTGACAATCGCTTGatcaagaatttttatattatcaattgaATTTATCGTATGATCAATAacgtgtctatatatatatatatatatatatatgtgcatatatgtgcgtatatgtgtgtatgtgtgtgtttgtggtGTATACGTGTGAGtgtataaattacattttttgtattctttgaaactttttttttttctatttcttttttaaacaaatttcattcaaaaatgTATATGTGCGCGCACGCGCGCGATTGATTTTACTAGAATAGgcaaacatgtatatatatatatttatatatatatatatatatatatatatatatatatatatatatgtacatatataagcaAAGAAACATGTCCAGTACAGAGTTTCACAATACATTACGTAAATTAAATACACGTTCCGAATTCGGTATACAAACGAGGCAATAACTATGTCTTATGAATTCCgcaatatattacatttattctgTTACGTGGGTGAAATGGATCGATAGTTGCTTGCAAAAGAATAGTAGTCAGTAAGAGTAGTAGTTGTTAAGGATGTAAGAGAACGTAGACGATTAATATTCACGATGCTTCTTCTTCGCTCTAGAAAAGCGTTGGCTAGCGCTGTTGATGCTGATAGATTGACTAATGAACTTGTCCaaatttatgattatgattaacaTTATATAGACTAATGACGTTTAgatatcgttagtatcattctctcattcttttttcttttttttttttttttctttttttttctttttgacatTACTTTTCATTCGAATTAATGAAACGCGTGAAAAATTCTTTcggcatttttttctttatctttctatctcacgAGACTCTTCTAAAAACTTGTTCAACGTGTGCTCATACATGTAACACAGATATTTCGTctttctacatacatatatagaaatgaCATCGATATTACATTGGCCGTTAAACGATATCGCTTCTGTGAATTAAAAACgaatagataaattaaatagagttgaaagaaaatttttttttataaaaaatcgatattgaACAGAAAGATCTTTTGGTCTATGCAACGTATACTTGTTTATTTAATGATGCATGATGCAAaggtttattaaaaattaaaagagaaaaagaaaaagaaggaacaaggaacaattatcttattatgTATGTGTCAAATGGAAAATTCtacgaatatgtatatatatatatatattcatagaatgatatgtattatatatatatatatatctttctattttattaaaaataagaagattagCCAGGGCTTCCATTACGAGTAATGCAAGGATTTCTAACGGTACTCAGGTTTCTCCTGccattttttaatcattttagtAGATAGAAACGATCGATCTTTCACGCTCTCATGGATCTTTCTATGAATGTACGATCGgtccaatattatttttttcttcctcctttttcattcaatttttacCCGATAAATATCCGAATTGGATTTTCTATCGAATCGTCGAgtgtaacgataaaaaccctatatatatatatatttatttatttgtaatatatatatatatgtatatatagtcgtgaattttcttgttttaaagCATCAGCAAAGATAAGAATATCGTATTTTTTCATGAGGAAAAAATATTCCCCTAACGACGAATTATGATTTCCTGTATAAAACCCAAAAGAAATTCCTTTTATCCAAATAcacaaatattttcgatatttcgttagagaaaatcgttcgttcattgGCATATATTCGATTTACCCGATGACAACCGAATACGCTATCAACGTCCGATCCAATTCGATATCAAATCTTGAATATCGCCTAGGTATGTACATATTCTCTGTTATGTACTACCTAACCATTCTCACTCACGTCTCTCTTCATCGTTCGACGTAGTATTGTAGTATTGCTTCCTCAATCGGTGCATTGGTATCATCCTCTGAAGTTTCTACAACAAATTTTAagatcgtatatacgtatttacgaTTTCACAAATGACTatagaattaattatgatatttgtatgaaaatgatttaaaaaaaaaaaaaaaaagaaaaaaaagaaaaaaaaagaaataaagaataaaaaaaaaaaaaaagaaaaacaaaatagacaaaataaaatacgatcgtaaactttgaaatatgaaagtttttattctcttttaaattcatcttttcagaaaatttttaaatataaaattaatgccATTAGTCCTGTTAATTGTACATATTTAATGTATCGATATATTTGAAAgtatttgaagaaaaagaaaaaaaaaaaaaaaaaaaaaaagaaaaaatgatacgaATTCGTCGTTTCTGAACAAATTTTAagaatgtatatgtacgtacttacgtCGATAGATGATGATggaataattaagatatttcaagagggacaaagaaaaagaatagaacataaaattcgatcgtcaattttaatgaatgaatCTTTTTAGATTcaacttttttcttaattttttttttatagcaaatctatatatatatatatatatatatatatatatgcagccatacatacgtaaaatgTACGATTAATCTTCTTAATTGTACGAAGTAGatttatcggtattaatgatatataagaagaacaaaaaaagaaaaaggattcgTCATTTCTGAATAAATTCTAAAGATCGTATCTACGTGTTTacgtttcatattttttatttatgaacaatggtaaaaatgataaggaaaaaaaaaaaaaaaaaaaaaaagaaaaacaaaaaacaaaaagttatgTTCAATCgtcgatattaaagaatgaaTCTTTTCGGATGCACattttttctgcttttattaagatttattatagACAATCCTATTAATTGTACGAATTAAATGTATCGGTGTTAAAAGTATTTgagacaaaaaaattaattcgtcaTTATTCAAATACTTTCTGAACAAATTCTGAGATCGTACTTATGTACTTACGTtgcatgtaatatatatatatatatagtatttaaaaaaaaatatagtattcataaaaaagaaaagaaaaaagaaataataaaattaaactgTCCACTATGAAGGATGAAATTTTCTTAGATTCATCTTTGTTCTACTTTTGTTGCGATTATTTCAGAAAtcctatacacacatacacacacacacacacacttgtacacacacataaacacagacagacagacagcaGACACGCGATTGATAGGAGTAAGCCTgtttaattatacgaattgGATGCATCGGAATTAAAGGTATTTAAAACAAACGAGCAAAAAAAagaggcaaaagaaaaaaagattgcaGAAGAGGGAAGGAGGATTCGTCGTTGCTTAGAGCAATCGTGGCCACCCTTAAAAATGTATGGAGTCTCTAATGTCCTTTTTTCGATCTACATTTGTACTTTGGATGCATGCCTACCGATCGTCGGAAGAtcgtcaaaagaaaaagaagatcgtATGAAAGGTAGCTTTGAAAATAGTTTCTAAATTCGTAACGATGTTATTTCAAGTAGTACACCAATCGGTAGTATCGAGAGAGAATTTACTCTCTTGGAGTTTGAGGATTAtcgacttctttttcttcctccatcTCACCCTTTTTCtgcttctctcattctctctctctctctctctttttctctcttttttcacacagacacatacacacacacacacacacacacacacacacacgcacatacacgcgcacgtatcttctttctttcttttttctttttctttctctctttctttctttctcagacAGTTCGGTTTACTCTTTCTCGAAGATTATAAACAAACTAGTCTTCGAAAATCGATCCTCTGTAAAAGATgccgaatatatttatttcttctaaaaatatttaatgcttCATACCAAgcgaaaaatagataaatatagatatatgaatAGACGAATAGTGATAGAGATAGTaacggatagatagatagatagatagaaagaaagagagagagagagagagagagagagagagagagagagagagaaagagagagagaaagaaaagattaatctCACACGCAATGACACGAAAGTTTGCTCGTGCAACATGCAACCCCCGTCGGTACATTTTTACGGTCAATCATCTctcccactttctctctctctctctctctctctctgtctctctctgtctctttcgtcTCCCTTCAACCTACCCCCATCCCACTTCAtccctatttttctcttagaGCAATTCAAATCTAACCGACAACGTATCATCCTACCGAAGTACCTACATACAATCGAGTCGCTAGAACGGAAAATGTCTTTCTACATTAGGACCCACGAAGTTTGACACAATGGCGTTCAATCTCCCCGGAGCGTTCTCTGTTCTGTGCTAGAACACGTAACGActccagagagagagagagagagagagacaaagaaagatatatagagaaagaaagagagatagagatatacatagagaaagagagagagagagagaaatatacagAGAGAAGGGTAGCGTCTTTCTGATCGCTTAGGTCGACGATTTCGCCGAGTAGGAGAGTGTCGAGTCAGACGGAAAATCTTAATTCGGAATCCACGTTGGGAACGGGGAAGGAGGGGACAATCGggccttttccctctctctctctctttttttttagatagaaagagaaatagagaaatagagaaagcaaaaaagatagaaagagagagggagagaatagGGTGCGAGTGGGAGAGaccctttctcttcctctctcattTTCACGCATATACTAcacatatattctctctcactctttctttctctctctctctctctctctctctctctctctctctttctctctgattcgctctcgagaaagagagaaggagaacaCGTACGGACGAGCCGCTGCTTCCTAAAGACATGCGCAACGAGCCGCGAAAAGACAGGTGCGCGGCGCGGCGCCGGGGACAAATCGCTTAGTTTAGAATAAGCGTACGGATTCGGTTGTATCGTTCCATCTCTCGCCGTCTCGTCTCGTTCAGCCGCACGCCAGTCGTCCGCGGTTCCGCATCAGCTTCGGTCGTTCGGtccacgttctctctctctctctctctctttttctctctctctctctctctctttctatct from Vespa crabro chromosome 6, iyVesCrab1.2, whole genome shotgun sequence encodes the following:
- the LOC124424546 gene encoding mitochondrial inner membrane protease subunit 1, whose product is MFRKHIYKVLSVLGVTLQYACITHCAFEYIGEFVVCSGPSMEPTIHSKDILITEHISTRLRWYKKGDIIISICPSNPRQHICKRLVGLPGDSIRHGFTTHIVPIGHVWLEGDNSGNSTDSRIYGPVPQGLLRGRAICKIWPLSDIALFTKL
- the LOC124424544 gene encoding uncharacterized protein LOC124424544 isoform X2, with translation MKRDIIFLILFIGVAATTELARYMPRGWRPSGRHFNPGHSQPHAYYRPVGPPNVITYPPAAFPPSDSTIPTTTASTSSTIPSTTTPTTSTITVTTTERNIEPTTQPNLSDESFDTNPALAIANSFAFNRPVYVYNTFPFLPGHVLVK
- the LOC124424544 gene encoding uncharacterized protein LOC124424544 isoform X1; this encodes MIPMHRLRKQYYNTTSNDEERPLTIISLINVGPHIKTKDGLLLRTVIFFFVDHLTAHIILIVMKIIFLILFIGVAATTELARYMPRGWRPSGRHFNPGHSQPHAYYRPVGPPNVITYPPAAFPPSDSTIPTTTASTSSTIPSTTTPTTSTITVTTTERNIEPTTQPNLSDESFDTNPALAIANSFAFNRPVYVYNTFPFLPGHVLVK